One window from the genome of Kaistella carnis encodes:
- the dut gene encoding dUTP diphosphatase: protein MKIKIINKSQHPLPKYQTALSAGMDLYANLEETITLKSLERKLIPTGLFLELPEGYEAQVRPRSGLAIKNGISVLNAPGTIDADYRGEIGVILVNLSTEDFNINNGDRIAQMVIAKYETAEWQEVAEINETERGAGGFGSTQL, encoded by the coding sequence ATGAAAATAAAAATCATCAATAAATCGCAGCATCCTTTACCTAAATACCAGACTGCACTTTCTGCCGGAATGGATTTATATGCTAACCTGGAAGAAACCATCACTTTGAAATCTTTGGAAAGAAAGTTAATTCCAACAGGATTATTTTTAGAACTTCCGGAAGGTTATGAAGCTCAGGTCAGACCAAGAAGCGGACTAGCTATAAAAAACGGAATCTCTGTCTTAAATGCTCCCGGGACAATCGACGCAGATTACCGCGGGGAAATTGGGGTTATTTTAGTAAATTTGTCGACCGAAGATTTTAACATCAATAATGGTGACCGAATTGCCCAAATGGTGATTGCAAAATATGAAACTGCAGAATGGCAGGAAGTTGCTGAAATCAATGAAACCGAGCGAGGAGCCGGCGGATTCGGTAGTACTCAATTATAA
- a CDS encoding lipopolysaccharide biosynthesis protein — protein sequence MYKKLLGQTAIYGLSTVIIRLFPFIISPFVTNAFGPQSLAPFIDFYSVAGIIIVLLSHGMETTFFRFAEKEGDTKKLISTATLSVIGASVLFMLFAYIFRQDLAIAFKTPDQINLLTMMLFVLGLDGLSTMPFVILRKTGRPKKFALIKITNGVINFLLVLFFIVILPRLGDKGLFGYTYNKEFGIGYVFVANLVASAVTFILLAQEIKSVRVAAFDWNLWKKMMAYSWPITIAGLAGVVNETMDRQFLKYLLPDGINTEQMAIYGAVCKIVTFLTLFRQAYLLGIEPFFFSHAKNENSGQSYAKLMDMFVIVNCVILLALCVNLNWLAELYLSNPAYNEGIPIVPIVLIAAVFLGIYLNMSVWYKLSDKTIFGAYISILGAAVTIAVNVYFIPSYGYWASTWGTFLSYFSMMTVSYFLGQYFYPVPYHMKKIIGYLSLSIFFSLLSYYVLDGNLIIGNSLLIVFLAIVLYFEKDTLKKLRKA from the coding sequence TTGTATAAAAAATTATTGGGACAAACCGCGATTTATGGATTAAGTACGGTTATAATTCGGTTGTTTCCTTTTATCATCAGTCCCTTTGTTACGAACGCTTTCGGCCCACAATCGCTGGCTCCTTTTATCGATTTTTATTCGGTTGCCGGAATCATCATCGTTTTGCTTTCTCACGGAATGGAAACGACTTTTTTCCGTTTTGCCGAAAAAGAAGGCGACACCAAAAAATTAATTTCTACGGCAACTTTAAGCGTGATTGGAGCTTCCGTTCTTTTTATGCTGTTCGCTTATATTTTCCGACAGGATTTAGCGATCGCTTTTAAAACACCGGATCAAATCAATCTTCTAACGATGATGCTTTTTGTTCTTGGCTTAGATGGACTTTCAACAATGCCTTTTGTAATTTTAAGAAAAACGGGACGACCGAAAAAGTTTGCTTTAATTAAAATTACAAATGGCGTTATTAACTTCCTGTTAGTCCTTTTCTTTATTGTGATTTTACCTCGTTTGGGAGACAAAGGGCTTTTTGGTTACACTTATAATAAGGAGTTTGGGATTGGTTATGTGTTTGTCGCCAACTTAGTAGCGAGCGCCGTAACATTTATTCTTCTTGCTCAAGAAATAAAATCGGTACGGGTCGCCGCCTTCGACTGGAATCTCTGGAAAAAAATGATGGCGTATTCCTGGCCAATTACCATCGCCGGTTTGGCTGGAGTAGTTAATGAAACGATGGACCGACAGTTTTTAAAGTACCTTTTACCTGATGGAATAAACACGGAGCAAATGGCGATTTATGGAGCGGTTTGTAAAATTGTGACTTTCCTTACCTTATTCCGACAAGCGTATCTTTTGGGAATTGAACCTTTCTTTTTCTCGCACGCAAAAAATGAAAACTCGGGTCAATCATATGCTAAATTAATGGATATGTTCGTGATTGTCAATTGCGTTATTTTATTGGCTTTATGCGTTAATCTAAATTGGCTGGCTGAACTTTATCTTTCGAATCCGGCTTATAATGAAGGAATTCCGATTGTGCCGATTGTTTTAATCGCCGCCGTTTTTTTAGGTATTTATTTGAATATGTCGGTTTGGTATAAACTTTCTGACAAGACTATTTTTGGCGCTTACATTTCAATTTTGGGCGCGGCAGTTACGATTGCTGTCAACGTATATTTCATACCATCTTATGGATATTGGGCTTCAACATGGGGAACTTTTTTAAGCTACTTTTCAATGATGACCGTCTCTTATTTCCTGGGTCAATATTTTTATCCCGTTCCGTATCATATGAAGAAAATTATAGGATATTTGTCTTTAAGTATTTTCTTCTCCCTCCTTTCTTATTATGTACTGGACGGAAACTTAATCATCGGAAACTCATTATTAATCGTGTTTTTAGCTATTGTCCTGTACTTTGAAAAAGACACTTTAAAAAAATTAAGAAAAGCTTAG
- a CDS encoding dihydroorotase gives MKILIKNAHIVNENQIFESDLLIENDLISKIGKNISEENVHQIIDATGKHLLPGIIDDQVHFREPGLTWKGDIESESRAAIAGGITSFMEQPNTVPNAVTQELLEEKYKIAAEKSFANYSFLMGGTNDNLEEVLKTNPRNVAGIKLFLGSSTGNMLVDNPETLEKIFSSTKMLIAVHCEDEATIRKNTEIFKEKYGEDIPVTAHHLIRSEEACYISSSKAIELAKKTGARLHVFHLSTAKEMELFRNDIPLKEKKITAEVCVHHLSFTNEDYETKGNFIKWNPAVKTQIDKDGLWEALLDDRIDVIATDHAPHTLEEKSQKYLQAPSGGPLVQHALNVMLENFKKGKISLEKIVQKMCHNPAILFQIEKRGFIKEGFKADLVLVDMNDRYTVSKENILYKCGWSPFEGTEFHSKITHTFINGFPAFDNGKISEEKHGERLLFDRK, from the coding sequence ATGAAAATCCTTATCAAAAATGCCCACATCGTCAATGAAAATCAAATTTTCGAAAGTGATTTACTCATCGAAAATGATTTAATATCAAAAATCGGAAAAAATATTTCTGAAGAAAATGTTCATCAGATTATTGATGCTACCGGAAAACATCTTTTGCCGGGGATCATTGATGATCAGGTTCATTTCCGCGAACCGGGTTTAACTTGGAAAGGCGATATTGAAAGTGAATCCAGAGCTGCAATTGCAGGTGGAATTACGAGTTTTATGGAACAGCCTAATACGGTTCCGAATGCAGTGACTCAAGAATTATTAGAAGAAAAATACAAAATTGCCGCCGAGAAATCATTTGCCAATTATTCTTTTTTAATGGGCGGAACGAATGATAATCTGGAAGAAGTTCTGAAAACCAATCCGCGAAATGTTGCCGGAATAAAATTGTTCCTCGGTTCTTCAACCGGAAATATGTTGGTTGATAATCCGGAAACTTTAGAAAAGATTTTCAGCAGTACCAAAATGTTGATAGCGGTTCACTGTGAAGATGAAGCAACAATCAGAAAAAACACGGAAATCTTTAAAGAAAAATATGGCGAAGATATTCCTGTAACTGCGCATCATTTAATTCGCAGTGAAGAAGCGTGTTATATTTCTTCTTCAAAAGCAATTGAGCTGGCGAAAAAAACAGGAGCTAGATTGCATGTGTTTCACTTATCGACCGCAAAAGAAATGGAATTGTTCAGAAATGATATTCCATTAAAAGAGAAAAAAATCACGGCAGAAGTTTGTGTTCATCATCTAAGTTTTACCAATGAAGATTACGAAACGAAGGGAAATTTCATCAAGTGGAATCCTGCCGTGAAAACGCAGATAGATAAAGACGGATTATGGGAAGCTTTGTTGGATGACCGAATTGATGTGATTGCTACAGATCACGCGCCGCATACTTTAGAAGAGAAATCTCAAAAATATTTACAGGCACCTTCCGGCGGACCTTTGGTTCAGCATGCTTTAAATGTAATGCTCGAAAACTTTAAAAAGGGTAAGATTTCTTTAGAAAAAATTGTTCAAAAAATGTGTCATAATCCGGCGATTTTATTTCAAATTGAAAAAAGAGGTTTTATCAAAGAAGGTTTTAAAGCAGATTTGGTTTTGGTTGATATGAATGACCGTTACACGGTTTCCAAAGAAAACATTCTCTACAAATGTGGTTGGAGTCCTTTTGAAGGAACTGAATTTCATTCAAAAATAACGCATACTTTCA